A stretch of the Agromyces larvae genome encodes the following:
- a CDS encoding alpha/beta hydrolase fold domain-containing protein yields MTRRFVPELEARRHLIEGYDDHPSIPQSVVDRWKAPFGPAEEWDLSITDVELPGPHGPVPVRVYTPTGPVPEGGRSCLVWAHGGAFVWGDLDMAEAHEVARGVAGRADAVVISVDYRLCPVPPEFNGTIDGRVDELGQPVRFPVPQDDCSAVLDDVRADAARFGVDPARIAIGGASAGASLAASATLRAARAGRAPWQTLLVYPLLHPELPAPNDELAEALAAVPTALQIPQWMHEAIQRTTLGDVNRPREEDFTPGISDSLGLFPPTYVENCEFDALRSSGQLFSEQLRAAGVDVVESMRAGVPHGHLDLVGFRPAAETLDALAGRLRETPAQAGVSRDLQEARS; encoded by the coding sequence GTGACCAGACGATTCGTGCCCGAACTCGAAGCGCGGCGGCACCTGATCGAGGGCTACGACGACCACCCGTCGATTCCTCAGTCCGTCGTCGACCGGTGGAAGGCCCCCTTCGGCCCCGCCGAGGAGTGGGACCTCAGCATCACCGACGTCGAGCTCCCCGGCCCGCACGGCCCCGTGCCGGTGCGCGTCTACACACCGACGGGGCCGGTGCCCGAGGGCGGTCGGTCGTGCCTCGTCTGGGCGCATGGTGGGGCGTTCGTCTGGGGTGACCTCGACATGGCCGAGGCGCACGAGGTCGCCCGCGGCGTCGCGGGCCGCGCCGACGCGGTGGTGATCTCGGTGGACTATCGCCTGTGCCCCGTGCCACCCGAATTCAACGGAACCATCGACGGGCGAGTCGACGAGCTCGGGCAACCGGTGCGTTTCCCCGTCCCGCAAGACGACTGCTCGGCCGTTCTCGATGACGTCCGCGCGGACGCGGCACGTTTCGGCGTCGACCCGGCGCGAATCGCCATCGGAGGGGCGAGCGCCGGCGCGTCGCTCGCCGCGAGTGCGACCCTGCGCGCGGCCCGCGCCGGCCGAGCACCCTGGCAGACGCTGCTCGTCTACCCGCTCCTGCACCCCGAATTGCCGGCCCCCAACGACGAGCTCGCTGAGGCCCTCGCTGCGGTGCCGACCGCGCTCCAGATCCCGCAGTGGATGCACGAGGCCATTCAGCGCACGACCCTCGGAGACGTCAACCGGCCACGGGAGGAAGACTTCACCCCGGGGATCAGTGACAGCCTCGGGCTCTTCCCTCCGACGTACGTCGAGAACTGCGAGTTCGACGCCCTGCGCTCCAGCGGGCAGCTCTTCAGCGAGCAGTTGCGCGCAGCCGGTGTCGATGTCGTCGAGTCCATGCGAGCCGGTGTCCCGCACGGGCACCTCGATCTCGTCGGGTTCCGACCCGCCGCCGAGACGCTCGACGCGCTGGCCGGCCGTCTGCGGGAGACGCCCGCACAGGCCGGCGTCTCCCGCGACCTCCAAGAGGCGCGGTCATGA
- a CDS encoding DUF1565 domain-containing protein translates to MTVWHVATTGSDRADGSADAPFRTINRAAAAAMPGDTVTVHEGVYREWVNPARGGTADSPITYQAAQGADGLFEPVTISGAEVVTDWRPHPGGEGRVWVAQVPNAVFGERNPYTERIGGDWFFDLVNTWHTGEVYLDGKSMYESLTLDGVEHPEVTKDSFDPEGSLLTWYCEVSDDVTTIWANFGGVDPAEHRIEINARTFVFWPRATGIDYITVRGFTLTKAATQWAPPTALQEGLIGPHWSKGWVIEDNTITDSKNVGISLGKEASTGQNEAAAGPKGAKGGTQREREVIQRALVLGGPDAGEPHPWTRDHVGSHTVRRNTIRDCEQAGIVGHLGAAFSTVADNHISRIHVKRQWHGAEVAGIKLHAALDTVISGNTIHHTHRALWLDWQAQGTLVRHNVFYASTAEDFMVEVCHGPYLVDSNLFLSPWAVKDMSTGGAYVHNYIVGRIANCTEHQRYTPYHMPHSTAVYGVSNILGGDNRFYNNVFVGDGASGTTADAAEPALASFWSGAIDMDGVPGQATFVPTPVGTSQYDDYPTAQEYPNEDGSALAGPRLPVWVEGNLYAEGAEPFRAEPAPLVVGTSPVRVEVIDAAAGTVRVEVTDAAALPVVAPVTTTRLGTSYQAEMTYTNPDGADLDLSSDAFGAPRGEVAPGPFAATAPLTRVVAAPGPAGWR, encoded by the coding sequence ATGACCGTCTGGCACGTCGCCACCACAGGCTCCGATCGCGCCGACGGGTCGGCCGACGCCCCGTTCCGGACCATCAACCGGGCTGCTGCGGCCGCGATGCCGGGCGACACGGTCACCGTGCATGAAGGCGTGTACCGGGAGTGGGTGAATCCTGCGCGCGGCGGCACCGCCGACTCGCCCATCACCTACCAGGCGGCGCAGGGTGCAGACGGACTCTTCGAACCGGTGACGATCTCCGGCGCGGAGGTCGTCACCGACTGGCGTCCCCACCCCGGTGGTGAGGGCCGGGTTTGGGTCGCGCAGGTGCCGAACGCCGTGTTCGGGGAACGCAACCCGTACACCGAACGCATCGGCGGGGACTGGTTCTTCGACCTGGTCAACACCTGGCATACCGGCGAGGTGTACCTCGACGGCAAGTCCATGTACGAGTCGCTGACGCTCGACGGCGTCGAGCACCCCGAGGTCACGAAGGACTCGTTCGACCCCGAGGGCTCGCTGCTGACCTGGTACTGCGAGGTGAGCGACGATGTCACAACCATCTGGGCGAACTTCGGCGGCGTCGACCCGGCCGAGCACCGGATCGAGATCAACGCGCGCACGTTCGTCTTCTGGCCGCGAGCCACCGGCATCGACTACATCACGGTGCGCGGCTTCACCCTGACGAAGGCGGCCACGCAGTGGGCCCCTCCCACCGCGCTGCAGGAGGGCCTCATCGGCCCGCACTGGTCGAAGGGCTGGGTGATCGAGGACAACACGATCACCGATTCGAAGAACGTCGGCATCTCACTCGGCAAGGAGGCGAGCACCGGCCAGAACGAGGCCGCCGCGGGGCCGAAGGGCGCCAAGGGAGGGACGCAGCGCGAACGCGAGGTCATCCAGCGGGCGCTCGTGCTGGGCGGCCCCGACGCGGGTGAGCCGCACCCGTGGACCCGCGATCACGTCGGCTCCCACACGGTGCGCCGCAACACGATCCGGGACTGCGAGCAGGCGGGCATCGTCGGGCACCTCGGTGCGGCGTTCTCGACCGTCGCCGACAACCACATCTCCCGCATCCACGTGAAGCGGCAGTGGCACGGCGCCGAAGTCGCGGGCATCAAGCTGCACGCCGCCCTCGACACCGTCATCAGCGGGAACACCATCCATCACACGCATCGCGCCCTGTGGCTCGACTGGCAGGCGCAGGGCACCCTGGTGCGGCACAACGTGTTCTACGCCTCGACGGCCGAGGACTTCATGGTCGAGGTCTGCCACGGCCCGTACCTCGTGGACTCGAACCTGTTCCTGTCGCCGTGGGCGGTCAAAGACATGTCGACCGGCGGGGCCTACGTGCACAACTACATCGTGGGCCGCATCGCGAACTGCACCGAGCACCAGCGGTACACCCCGTACCACATGCCGCACTCGACGGCCGTCTACGGCGTCTCGAACATCCTCGGCGGCGACAACCGGTTCTACAACAACGTCTTCGTCGGCGACGGTGCGTCCGGCACCACCGCTGACGCCGCCGAGCCGGCGCTCGCCAGCTTCTGGTCCGGCGCGATCGACATGGACGGCGTGCCCGGTCAGGCGACCTTCGTGCCGACCCCGGTCGGCACGTCGCAGTACGACGACTACCCGACGGCGCAGGAGTACCCGAACGAAGACGGCAGTGCGCTGGCCGGGCCACGCCTGCCCGTCTGGGTCGAGGGCAACCTGTACGCGGAAGGCGCAGAGCCGTTCCGTGCCGAGCCCGCGCCCCTCGTCGTCGGCACGTCGCCGGTGCGCGTCGAGGTGATCGACGCCGCAGCGGGCACCGTGCGTGTCGAGGTGACGGACGCGGCGGCCCTGCCCGTCGTCGCCCCGGTGACGACGACGCGCCTCGGCACGAGCTACCAGGCGGAGATGACCTACACCAACCCCGACGGGGCGGATCTGGACTTGAGCTCGGACGCCTTCGGCGCCCCCCGGGGCGAGGTCGCGCCGGGGCCGTTCGCGGCGACGGCGCCCCTCACCCGGGTCGTCGCTGCGCCGGGTCCGGCAGGGTGGCGCTAA
- a CDS encoding SDR family oxidoreductase, whose amino-acid sequence MGAVFVTGATGIVGSAVVEHLLAAGEHVIAGVRQRSDAPSAAIGVPAGAEARPFEFGASAADLRAALEGTDRLFLMRPPAIEDVRTYLFPVIDAARERGIRQIVFLSLQGVQANRRTPHHAVEQYLRSSGAPYTSLRPNFFMQNLSTTYAAEIRETGRIVVPASRSYTAFIDARDIGRVAAAVFTRPGHVGKAYTLSGEQSLTYAQIARIMTEELGREIVYTRPSEAEYLAKLAAHGRPADYVAVQKMIYRVVRMNVSAFPNRTVRRLTGSPATTFRRFVRDYPTAWV is encoded by the coding sequence ATGGGCGCTGTCTTCGTCACCGGTGCCACCGGCATCGTCGGCTCGGCGGTGGTCGAGCACCTCCTCGCTGCCGGCGAGCACGTGATCGCGGGCGTACGGCAGAGGAGCGATGCACCCAGCGCTGCCATCGGGGTTCCCGCCGGTGCCGAAGCGCGCCCGTTCGAGTTCGGTGCCTCCGCTGCAGATCTGCGGGCCGCACTGGAGGGCACCGACCGCCTCTTCCTCATGCGACCGCCCGCGATCGAAGACGTGCGCACCTATCTCTTCCCGGTGATCGACGCGGCGCGCGAGCGAGGCATCCGGCAGATCGTGTTCCTGTCGTTGCAGGGCGTCCAGGCCAACCGGCGTACGCCGCACCACGCCGTCGAGCAGTACCTGCGCTCATCCGGCGCGCCGTACACCTCGCTGCGGCCGAACTTCTTCATGCAGAACCTGTCGACGACGTACGCCGCCGAGATCCGCGAGACCGGGCGCATCGTCGTGCCCGCCAGCCGCTCGTACACCGCATTCATCGACGCGCGTGACATCGGGCGGGTCGCCGCGGCGGTGTTCACGAGGCCAGGCCACGTAGGCAAGGCGTACACACTCTCGGGCGAACAGAGCCTCACCTACGCGCAGATCGCACGCATCATGACCGAGGAGCTCGGCCGTGAGATCGTCTATACGCGGCCGAGCGAGGCGGAGTACCTTGCGAAGCTCGCCGCCCACGGAAGGCCCGCCGATTACGTCGCCGTGCAGAAGATGATCTACCGAGTCGTGCGGATGAACGTGTCGGCGTTCCCGAACCGAACGGTGCGCAGGCTCACCGGGTCGCCCGCAACGACCTTCCGTCGGTTCGTTCGCGACTACCCCACGGCGTGGGTATGA
- a CDS encoding MarR family winged helix-turn-helix transcriptional regulator, with the protein MPRIAAVLESIALLGRELSATRDTPFGDVRLTRSQLDALFLLTRAPSGLTPGALAAALGLTAGAVTQLVDGLRTEELVEQMVNPRDARSRMLRLTQAAKDRVGAFEAAVAARLAPRFDALSDAELDRLGRLLAKAVGR; encoded by the coding sequence ATGCCCCGCATCGCCGCCGTGCTCGAATCGATCGCCCTCCTCGGCCGCGAGCTCAGCGCGACCCGCGACACCCCGTTCGGCGACGTGCGGCTCACCCGGAGTCAGCTGGACGCACTGTTCCTGCTGACCCGGGCGCCATCGGGGCTGACGCCAGGAGCTCTGGCCGCCGCACTCGGTCTGACCGCCGGTGCGGTCACGCAGCTCGTCGACGGGCTGCGCACCGAGGAGCTCGTCGAGCAGATGGTCAACCCCCGCGATGCGCGGTCGCGGATGCTCCGCCTCACGCAGGCCGCGAAGGATCGTGTCGGCGCGTTCGAGGCCGCGGTCGCCGCGCGGCTCGCGCCCCGATTCGACGCGCTGAGCGACGCAGAGCTCGACCGGCTCGGTCGTCTGCTCGCGAAGGCGGTGGGACGCTGA
- a CDS encoding NAD(P)-dependent oxidoreductase encodes MTTIALFGATGKTGRRVLDRAIAAGYDVRALVRTPAKLDVTSDRLTVIQGDVTDAHAVDRTVAGTDAVLSLFGQVKGSPKTLQTDGTRAIVEAMQRHGVRRLVTLSGGGLRADGDRPKAADRVMRGLLKLLAGHVLADAEGHLAVLEASDLDWTVVRGPRLLETPGAGTYRVGQVGVDTGMQISRDDLADFILTQVDDRTHVGRLPFVSA; translated from the coding sequence ATGACCACCATTGCTCTCTTCGGCGCCACCGGCAAGACCGGACGCCGCGTTCTCGACCGGGCCATCGCGGCCGGTTACGATGTCCGCGCGCTCGTGCGCACACCCGCGAAACTCGATGTCACCAGTGATCGCCTCACCGTCATCCAGGGCGATGTGACCGACGCCCACGCGGTGGACCGCACCGTCGCCGGCACCGACGCGGTGCTGAGCCTGTTCGGCCAGGTCAAGGGTTCGCCCAAGACGCTGCAGACCGACGGCACCCGGGCTATCGTCGAGGCAATGCAGCGCCACGGCGTGCGTCGGCTCGTGACGCTTTCAGGCGGGGGCCTGCGGGCCGACGGCGACCGGCCGAAGGCTGCCGACCGCGTCATGCGCGGCCTGCTGAAGCTGCTCGCCGGCCACGTGCTGGCCGACGCCGAGGGCCACCTCGCGGTGCTCGAGGCATCCGACCTCGACTGGACCGTCGTGCGCGGACCCCGCCTGCTCGAGACCCCGGGCGCTGGCACCTACCGCGTCGGGCAGGTCGGCGTCGACACCGGCATGCAGATCAGCCGCGACGACCTCGCCGACTTCATCCTCACCCAGGTCGACGACCGCACCCACGTGGGCCGCCTGCCGTTCGTCAGCGCATGA
- a CDS encoding NUDIX hydrolase: MDIRIAAYAVIIRDDEILLSHWNEHGRSGWTLPGGGIEGAEHPIEAVRREVREETGYESSVDRQLGIDTMVVPAARRHTGAVPLYAMRVIYRAHVVGGELHNEIGGSSDEARWVPLAEVPRLKRVSLVDIAVRLNAAEPADGVPPAA, encoded by the coding sequence GTGGACATCCGCATCGCCGCGTACGCCGTCATCATCCGCGACGACGAGATCCTGCTCTCGCACTGGAACGAGCACGGCCGATCGGGGTGGACGCTGCCCGGCGGCGGCATCGAAGGCGCCGAGCACCCCATCGAGGCGGTGCGGCGGGAGGTTCGGGAAGAGACCGGCTACGAGTCATCCGTCGATCGCCAGCTCGGCATCGACACCATGGTGGTCCCGGCCGCACGGCGGCACACCGGAGCGGTGCCGCTGTATGCGATGCGCGTCATCTACCGGGCGCACGTGGTGGGCGGCGAACTGCACAACGAGATCGGCGGCTCGAGCGACGAGGCGCGCTGGGTGCCGCTCGCCGAGGTGCCGCGGTTGAAGCGCGTGAGCCTCGTCGACATCGCGGTGCGGCTGAATGCGGCAGAGCCCGCGGACGGAGTGCCGCCGGCCGCGTGA
- a CDS encoding peptidylprolyl isomerase: MPTPTAIATLHTTLGPIKIELYGHHAPKTVKNFVGLASGEIEWTHPGTGAKSNAPFYDGVIFHRIIPGFMIQGGDPLGQGIGGPGYQFDDEIHPELDFTEPYVLAMANAGRDRITGGGTNGSQFFITVGPTTWLQGKHTIFGKVTDAASKAIVDKLATVPTDGRDKPLEDVVIESVSVEQL; encoded by the coding sequence ATGCCGACTCCTACCGCGATCGCCACGCTCCACACCACGCTCGGTCCGATCAAGATCGAGCTCTACGGGCACCACGCGCCCAAGACGGTCAAGAACTTCGTCGGCCTCGCCTCGGGCGAGATCGAATGGACCCACCCGGGCACCGGCGCGAAGTCGAACGCACCGTTCTACGACGGCGTCATCTTCCACCGCATCATTCCCGGCTTCATGATCCAGGGCGGCGACCCGCTCGGCCAGGGCATCGGCGGGCCGGGCTACCAGTTCGACGACGAGATCCACCCCGAGCTCGACTTCACCGAGCCCTACGTGCTCGCGATGGCCAACGCCGGCCGAGACCGCATCACGGGCGGCGGCACCAACGGGTCGCAGTTCTTCATCACGGTCGGCCCCACCACCTGGCTGCAGGGCAAGCACACCATCTTCGGCAAGGTCACGGATGCTGCGAGCAAGGCGATCGTCGACAAGCTCGCCACCGTCCCGACCGACGGTCGCGACAAGCCGCTCGAGGATGTCGTGATCGAGAGCGTCTCCGTCGAGCAGCTCTGA
- a CDS encoding rhomboid family intramembrane serine protease, translated as MSDLGADRADFCYRHPDRQSFVLCQRCGRTICGECQTPGAVGVICPECMREQRASAPKTKPAVLTRMRSATGRGAPVVTYSIIGVTVLVYVLQLIPGLGVTTALLFSPLYVSDFAVLGLGDLSFQPWRLITAVFVHSTGLIFHVLLNMYTLWIFGQLLEGLLGRGRFLALYLIAGLGGAVGVVWLSAPNASVVGASGAIFGLMGAFLVIQRRLGGNTTQLFVLLAINLVIGFVPGWNIAWQAHLGGLVVGALVGLIYVETRKRHQTGLQIALLIGLTLVLIVASLRYLYFPLAG; from the coding sequence GTGAGCGACCTCGGCGCCGATCGGGCGGACTTCTGCTACCGGCACCCCGATCGGCAGAGCTTCGTGCTGTGCCAGCGCTGCGGTCGAACGATCTGCGGTGAGTGCCAGACCCCGGGGGCGGTCGGGGTGATCTGCCCCGAGTGCATGCGCGAGCAGCGTGCCTCGGCGCCGAAGACGAAGCCGGCCGTGCTCACGCGCATGCGCTCGGCGACCGGTCGCGGGGCCCCGGTCGTGACGTACTCGATCATCGGCGTCACGGTGCTCGTCTACGTGCTCCAGCTCATCCCGGGCCTGGGCGTGACGACGGCGCTGCTGTTCTCGCCGCTGTACGTGAGCGACTTCGCCGTCCTCGGTCTCGGCGATCTCTCGTTCCAGCCCTGGCGGCTCATCACGGCCGTGTTCGTGCACTCGACGGGGCTCATCTTCCACGTGCTGCTGAACATGTACACGCTGTGGATCTTCGGGCAACTGCTCGAGGGCCTGCTCGGCCGTGGGCGGTTCCTCGCGCTCTACCTGATCGCCGGGCTCGGCGGTGCGGTGGGCGTCGTCTGGTTGTCGGCTCCGAACGCATCGGTGGTCGGGGCATCCGGTGCGATCTTCGGCCTGATGGGCGCCTTCCTGGTCATCCAGCGCCGACTCGGCGGCAACACGACGCAGCTGTTCGTGCTGCTGGCGATCAACCTCGTCATCGGCTTCGTGCCCGGCTGGAACATCGCGTGGCAGGCGCACCTCGGCGGGCTCGTCGTCGGCGCGCTGGTCGGCCTGATCTACGTCGAGACCCGCAAGCGCCATCAGACCGGCCTCCAGATCGCGCTGCTCATCGGGCTCACGCTCGTGCTCATCGTCGCGAGCCTGCGGTACCTGTACTTCCCGCTGGCGGGCTGA
- a CDS encoding cell division protein CrgA produces MARTKSSKPERAEPTAGEDAPNPVWFKPVMFGFMLLGLAWIIVFYVSQGTLPIGDLGSWNILIGFGIAFVGFLMTTRWR; encoded by the coding sequence ATGGCACGTACGAAATCATCGAAGCCCGAGCGGGCTGAGCCGACGGCGGGCGAGGACGCCCCGAACCCGGTCTGGTTCAAGCCCGTCATGTTCGGCTTCATGCTGCTCGGCCTCGCCTGGATCATCGTCTTCTACGTCAGTCAGGGCACGCTTCCGATCGGCGACCTCGGCTCGTGGAACATCCTCATCGGCTTCGGCATCGCCTTCGTCGGCTTCCTGATGACGACCAGGTGGCGCTGA
- a CDS encoding class E sortase, giving the protein MSATIDESGRAGARPRHRVSIVGILGELLLTAGALILLFLGWQLWWNDAIMAGQQSDAASSQVKAWAEQDRAARGDDAAEAPAAVDPGEPVVDTTEYGNAEPFAVVYIPRFNTPDTYDSVRTVAQGYGLDVLNSFTLGVGHYPESQMPGEVGNFAIAAHRSAYGGGMHEIEQLQLDDAIYVQTKDGWYTYRFRDFEYVTPETVDVLAPVPHHPELQPTDRLITLTSCNPLYSTDERIIAYGVLESWQPGAANPPAEIADAVASWEND; this is encoded by the coding sequence ATGTCCGCCACGATCGACGAGTCCGGGCGCGCGGGCGCGCGCCCCCGTCACCGTGTCTCGATCGTCGGCATCCTCGGCGAACTGCTGCTCACGGCCGGCGCGCTCATCCTGCTGTTCCTCGGTTGGCAGCTGTGGTGGAACGACGCGATCATGGCCGGGCAGCAGTCCGATGCAGCGTCCTCCCAGGTGAAGGCCTGGGCCGAACAGGACCGCGCGGCTCGCGGCGACGACGCCGCCGAGGCGCCGGCCGCGGTGGACCCGGGCGAACCCGTGGTCGACACCACCGAGTACGGCAACGCCGAGCCGTTCGCGGTTGTCTACATTCCGCGCTTCAACACTCCCGACACGTACGACTCGGTGCGCACGGTGGCGCAGGGCTACGGCCTCGATGTGCTCAACAGCTTCACGCTCGGCGTCGGCCACTACCCCGAGTCGCAGATGCCCGGCGAGGTGGGCAACTTCGCGATCGCCGCCCACCGCAGCGCCTACGGCGGCGGCATGCACGAGATCGAGCAGCTCCAACTCGACGACGCGATCTACGTGCAGACGAAGGACGGCTGGTACACGTACCGGTTCCGCGACTTCGAATACGTGACGCCCGAGACCGTCGACGTGCTCGCGCCGGTGCCGCACCACCCCGAGCTCCAGCCCACCGACCGGCTCATCACGCTCACGAGCTGCAACCCGCTGTACTCGACGGACGAGCGCATCATCGCCTACGGGGTGCTCGAGTCGTGGCAGCCCGGCGCGGCGAACCCGCCCGCCGAGATCGCCGACGCCGTCGCGAGCTGGGAGAACGACTGA
- a CDS encoding anthranilate synthase component II — MTRILVIDNYDSFVYTLNGYLQELGADTEVLRNDAFEASETEGRLADYDGVLVSPGPGKPSDAGVSIPAVRAALAIGQPLLGVCLGHQAIAEAFGGVVTNAEELMHGKTSRIEHDGSDFYTGVPQPFTATRYHSLAVVDGTVPDDLVVTSRTQGGVIMGLRHTSAPIFGVQFHPESVLTEGGYRMLGNWLEVAGLDGARERATGLDPLVRATA; from the coding sequence ATGACCCGAATCCTCGTCATCGACAACTACGACAGCTTCGTCTACACGCTGAACGGCTACCTCCAGGAGCTCGGCGCCGACACCGAGGTGCTGCGCAACGACGCCTTCGAGGCATCCGAGACCGAAGGCCGGCTCGCCGACTACGACGGCGTGCTCGTCTCACCCGGCCCTGGCAAGCCGTCCGATGCGGGCGTGTCGATTCCCGCGGTGCGGGCCGCGCTCGCGATCGGGCAGCCGCTGCTCGGCGTCTGCCTCGGGCACCAGGCGATCGCCGAGGCGTTCGGCGGCGTCGTCACGAACGCCGAAGAGCTCATGCACGGCAAGACGTCGCGCATCGAGCACGACGGCAGCGACTTCTACACCGGTGTGCCGCAACCGTTCACCGCGACGCGGTACCACTCGCTCGCCGTCGTGGACGGCACCGTGCCCGACGACCTCGTTGTCACCAGCCGCACGCAGGGAGGAGTCATCATGGGGCTGCGGCACACGTCCGCGCCGATCTTCGGGGTGCAGTTCCACCCCGAGTCGGTGCTCACCGAGGGCGGGTACCGGATGCTCGGCAACTGGCTCGAGGTGGCGGGACTCGACGGCGCTCGCGAGCGGGCGACCGGACTCGATCCGCTCGTGCGCGCGACCGCCTGA
- the pknB gene encoding Stk1 family PASTA domain-containing Ser/Thr kinase codes for MSDVHVGTDTRLGRQVAVKLLKPQLATDPAFRMRFRQEAQSAARMAHPTIVRVFDAGEETVLDASGHEVQLPFIVMEYVEGRLLKDIIHDGPLEPAAAVRVLDGVLTALEYSHRAGVVHRDIKPGNIMITTSGQVKVMDFGIARAVSDSSTTVAQTTAILGTASYFSPEQAKGETVDARTDLYSTGVVLFEMLTGRPPFRGDTPVAVAYQHVSERPVKPSVINPKVSPALDTVVMRALTKDREQRYQTAAEFRADLEVAASGRVPIRKEADAATALFGAPTGSLTAPELALRQLTEDDTVSRTQRRPPVVWIWAGIVAVVVIVIAVMYWAFNLQPQAEIPSNAREVPALAGETWEEASAQLEEVGLVPTRVDETSDTVEAGLVIRTDPPGGEIVDVATTIRVVVSTGRQPVAVPDTTNMTLEQAKAALEQVGLTAGTESRVNSPTVPADVVISTAPAGGTTVAVGSAVNLEISSGKVTLPDLTGQTLAAASDYLRAANLGLNPIPQPDGSCPAEEGSPVIRQSLAPGDVPQKSDVVLAYCAGGASNGGGGGGTGGGTGGGNDNLGQGQEISDNGIVVDRR; via the coding sequence ATGTCCGACGTGCATGTCGGCACCGACACCCGGCTGGGTCGTCAGGTCGCGGTCAAGCTGCTCAAGCCGCAGCTCGCGACCGACCCGGCGTTCCGCATGCGGTTCCGGCAGGAGGCGCAGTCGGCGGCGCGCATGGCGCACCCCACCATCGTGCGCGTGTTCGACGCCGGCGAAGAGACGGTGCTCGACGCCTCGGGCCACGAGGTGCAGCTGCCGTTCATCGTCATGGAGTACGTCGAGGGCCGTCTGCTCAAGGACATCATCCACGACGGCCCGCTCGAGCCGGCCGCGGCGGTTCGCGTGCTCGACGGGGTGCTGACGGCGCTCGAGTATTCGCACCGCGCCGGCGTCGTGCACCGCGACATCAAGCCCGGCAACATCATGATCACCACCTCGGGGCAGGTGAAGGTCATGGACTTCGGCATCGCGCGTGCGGTGTCGGACTCGTCGACCACGGTCGCGCAGACCACCGCGATCCTCGGCACGGCGTCCTACTTCTCGCCCGAGCAGGCGAAGGGCGAGACGGTCGATGCGCGCACCGACCTGTACTCCACGGGCGTGGTGCTGTTCGAGATGCTCACCGGTCGGCCGCCGTTCCGCGGCGACACGCCGGTGGCGGTCGCGTACCAGCACGTGAGCGAACGGCCGGTGAAGCCGAGCGTCATCAACCCGAAGGTGTCGCCGGCGCTCGACACGGTCGTGATGCGCGCACTCACGAAAGACCGCGAGCAGCGCTATCAGACCGCCGCCGAGTTCCGCGCCGACCTCGAGGTGGCCGCCAGCGGGCGGGTGCCGATCCGCAAGGAGGCCGACGCGGCGACTGCGCTGTTCGGCGCGCCGACCGGCTCGCTCACCGCTCCCGAGCTCGCACTGCGCCAGCTCACCGAGGACGACACCGTGTCGCGGACGCAGCGGCGCCCGCCGGTCGTCTGGATCTGGGCCGGCATCGTCGCCGTGGTCGTCATCGTGATCGCGGTGATGTACTGGGCGTTCAACCTGCAGCCGCAGGCCGAGATCCCCTCCAACGCGCGCGAGGTGCCCGCGCTGGCCGGGGAGACGTGGGAAGAGGCATCCGCCCAGCTCGAAGAGGTGGGTCTGGTGCCCACCAGGGTCGATGAGACGAGCGACACGGTCGAGGCCGGCCTCGTCATCCGCACCGATCCGCCCGGCGGCGAGATCGTCGACGTGGCGACGACCATCCGCGTCGTCGTGTCCACCGGCCGCCAGCCGGTCGCGGTGCCCGACACGACGAACATGACGCTCGAGCAGGCGAAGGCCGCGCTCGAACAGGTCGGCCTCACGGCCGGCACCGAGAGCCGTGTGAACTCGCCGACGGTTCCGGCCGACGTGGTGATCTCGACCGCGCCCGCGGGCGGCACCACGGTCGCCGTCGGCTCCGCGGTGAACCTCGAGATCTCCAGCGGCAAGGTCACCCTCCCCGATCTCACCGGGCAGACGCTCGCTGCGGCGTCCGATTACCTGCGCGCGGCGAACCTCGGGCTGAACCCGATCCCGCAGCCCGACGGCTCGTGCCCGGCCGAAGAGGGATCGCCGGTCATCCGCCAGTCGCTCGCACCGGGCGACGTGCCGCAGAAGTCCGATGTCGTGCTGGCGTACTGCGCCGGCGGCGCATCGAACGGCGGCGGTGGCGGGGGCACCGGCGGCGGCACCGGCGGGGGCAACGACAACCTGGGTCAGGGCCAGGAGATCAGCGACAACGGCATCGTCGTCGACCGGCGCTGA